A single region of the Montipora capricornis isolate CH-2021 chromosome 13, ASM3666992v2, whole genome shotgun sequence genome encodes:
- the LOC138030583 gene encoding E3 ubiquitin-protein ligase DZIP3-like: MAEGDVLRAISFIFVSCTAPFTSSKETTNYARLCRLLVDVGTQALRDTFDAIHPPATLHQILSAHPALQSLRKRRILNPTQWGKLYPTHPSSVSSASFDITLLMVLLKNICSLTPPASTGSWDKLPLPGDNSPEANIARINYYRNHVYAHASQASVDDATFNVLWQDISNVLLALGSGTTYASAISRLKTECMDPDVEEHYRELLKQWEKDDANTKKTLKELKEMLATWKREKGDKKDQLGEMDDILKRLETYEGSSKDALRQTHVLPEEINLRGP; encoded by the exons ATGGCGGAAG GGGATGTATTGAGAGCCATTTCCTTTATATTTGTATCTTGTACAGCTCCATTTACTTCATCAAAGGAGACAACCAACTATGCCCGTCTGTGCCGGCTTTTAGTGGATGTGGGAACCCAGGCCCTGAGAGACACCTTTGATGCAATACATCCTCCAGCTACTCTTCACCAGATTTTGTCAGCTCACCCTGCATTACAGTCTCTAAGAAAGAGACGAATTTTGAATCCCACACAGTGGGGAAAGCTTTACCCAACTCATCCTTCATCTGTGTCATCAGCCAGCTTTGACATTACACTTCTCATGGTACTGCTGAAAAATATATGCAGTCTCACTCCTCCTGCCAGTACTGGAAGCTGGGACAAGCTTCCTCTCCCTGGTGATAACAGTCCTGAGGCAAACATAGCAAGGATCAATTATTACAGAAACCACGTTTATGCTCATGCAAGCCAAGCTTCTGTTGATGATGCAACATTTAATGTGTTATGGCAGGATATAAGTAATGTGCTTCTAGCCCTTGGATCTGGAACAACTTATGCCAGTGCAATCAGCCGACTGAAGACTGAGTGCATGGATCCTGATGTTGAGGAGCACTATCGAGAATTACTAAAACAGTGGGAAAAGGATGATGCTAACACCAAGAAGACACTTAAAGAGCTGAAAG aaatgctTGCCACATGGAAGAGGGAAAAGGGAGACAAAAAAGACCAACTGGGAGAGATGGATG ACATCCTGAAGAGGCTTGAAACATATGAAGGCAGCAGCAAAGACGCATTAAGACAAACACATG